One genomic segment of Scyliorhinus canicula chromosome 10, sScyCan1.1, whole genome shotgun sequence includes these proteins:
- the LOC119972941 gene encoding transcription factor 24-like, with protein sequence MVQPKKSPMDSAAVPKATIEDSPGSSPSSDPDSLSCPTRKHSELASRSKAVRMRGRPAAANAARERSRVQTLRHAFLELQKTLPSVPPDTKLSKLDVLILATTYIAHLTRTLDDSLEEGEGRRSAELMHSLKVDGYLHPVKKWPMRSRLYVGATGQFLNSGQSENQTPGETINPDHV encoded by the exons ATGGTTCAGCCTAAGAAAAGTCCAATGGATTCCGCTGCAGTTCCAAAGGCCACGATCGAAGACAGTCCTGGGTCCAGCCCGAGCTCGGATCCTGACTCTTTGAGCTGTCCCACTCGAAAGCACTCGGAATTGGCCTCTCGCTCGAAAGCGGTGCGTATGAGGGGCAGGCCTGCAGCAGCAAACGCAGCCCGGGAGCGGAGCCGAGTACAAACCCTGAGGCATGCCTTCTTAGAGCTACAAAAAACTCTACCCTCAGTCCCTCCGGACACCAAACTGTCCAAACTGGACGTCCTAATCCTGGCAACCACCTACATTGCACATTTGACCCGTACCCTAGACGACAGTCTGGAGGAGGGAGAAGGTCGGAGATCTGCTGAGTTAATGCACTCCCTCAAAGTGGATGGATATCTGCACCCGGTCAAA AAGTGGCCGATGCGATCCCGCTTGTACGTTGGCGCAACAGGTCAATTTTTGAATTCGGGTCAATCAGAGAATCAAACTCCAGGAGAGACGATCAACCCCGATCATGTCTAA